One genomic window of Myxococcales bacterium includes the following:
- a CDS encoding 30S ribosomal protein S1, with the protein MDSFAALFEASIQSGDFGKEGEIVLGTVVAVQRDNVVIDIGGKSEGMIALSEFADAAGEITVKAGDQIDVYIESRENDDGLVMLSKEKADKMKVWDEISSACERDELIEGTISQRVKGGLSVTIRGGVKAFLPGSQVDLRPIRNLDKLIGQTYQFKVIKFNKKRGNIVLSRRVLLEKERDEIKAKTLETLEEGMVVRGVIKNITEYGAFVDLGGIDGLLHITDMSWGRVNHPSEVFQVGDEVTVKVLKYNPETERVSLGLKQTQEDPWNHAEEAYPAGKKVRGKVMSITDYGAFVELEPGVEGLIHVSEMSWTKKVKHPSKLLEVGQALDCQVLEVDAKSKRISLGLKQLEPDPWTLFTEKYHPGDKITGKVRSITDYGVFIGIEEGVDGMVHKTDLSWTAKVNNPADLFHKGDDVEAIILSINHDEKKVSLGVKQLFDDPWPTIFSEFPPSKVVDCKVISTVDYGVFVRIRDGVEGHIPTNDLVEGTNEDGSAKPLEIGDAVSAEIANIDTQDRRLTLSMRIGEAAAAPQKAEKRETKMPKKSAGDESKGNTIGELIKQKLGNLTIDRKED; encoded by the coding sequence ATGGACTCCTTCGCGGCGCTCTTCGAAGCGAGCATCCAGAGCGGCGACTTCGGCAAAGAAGGCGAGATCGTCCTGGGCACCGTCGTCGCCGTGCAGCGCGACAACGTGGTCATCGACATCGGCGGCAAGAGCGAGGGCATGATCGCGCTCTCCGAGTTCGCCGACGCGGCCGGTGAGATCACGGTCAAGGCCGGCGATCAGATCGACGTGTACATCGAGAGCCGCGAGAACGACGACGGCCTGGTCATGCTCTCCAAGGAGAAGGCCGACAAGATGAAGGTCTGGGATGAGATCTCGAGCGCTTGCGAGCGCGACGAGCTCATCGAGGGGACCATCAGCCAGCGCGTGAAGGGCGGCCTGTCGGTCACCATCCGCGGCGGCGTGAAGGCGTTCTTGCCGGGCTCGCAGGTCGATCTTCGGCCCATCCGGAACTTGGACAAGCTCATCGGCCAGACCTACCAGTTCAAGGTCATCAAGTTCAACAAGAAGCGCGGCAACATCGTGCTCTCGCGCCGCGTCCTCCTCGAGAAGGAGCGCGACGAGATCAAGGCCAAGACCCTCGAGACCCTCGAGGAGGGCATGGTCGTCCGCGGCGTCATCAAGAACATCACCGAGTACGGCGCCTTCGTCGACCTCGGCGGCATCGACGGCCTGCTCCACATCACCGACATGTCCTGGGGCCGGGTCAACCACCCGTCCGAGGTGTTCCAGGTCGGCGACGAGGTCACCGTCAAGGTCCTCAAGTACAACCCCGAGACCGAGCGCGTCAGCCTGGGCCTCAAGCAGACCCAGGAAGATCCGTGGAACCACGCCGAGGAGGCCTACCCGGCGGGCAAGAAGGTCCGCGGCAAGGTCATGTCGATCACCGACTACGGCGCCTTCGTGGAGCTGGAGCCGGGCGTCGAGGGCCTCATCCACGTGAGCGAGATGAGCTGGACCAAGAAGGTCAAGCACCCGTCGAAGCTCCTCGAGGTCGGTCAGGCGCTGGACTGCCAGGTCCTCGAGGTCGACGCGAAGTCCAAGCGCATCTCGCTCGGTCTGAAGCAGCTCGAGCCCGATCCCTGGACGCTCTTCACCGAGAAGTACCACCCCGGCGACAAGATCACCGGCAAGGTCCGCAGCATCACCGACTACGGCGTCTTCATCGGCATCGAAGAGGGCGTGGACGGCATGGTCCACAAGACCGACCTGTCGTGGACGGCCAAGGTCAACAACCCCGCCGACCTCTTCCACAAGGGCGACGACGTCGAGGCCATCATCCTCTCGATCAACCACGACGAGAAGAAGGTGTCCCTCGGCGTCAAGCAGCTGTTCGACGACCCGTGGCCCACGATCTTCTCGGAGTTCCCGCCGTCCAAGGTCGTCGACTGCAAGGTCATCTCGACCGTCGACTACGGCGTGTTCGTCCGCATTCGCGACGGCGTCGAGGGGCACATCCCCACGAACGACCTCGTCGAGGGCACGAACGAGGACGGCTCCGCGAAGCCGCTCGAGATCGGCGACGCCGTCTCGGCCGAGATCGCGAATATCGACACGCAAGATCGCCGGCTCACGCTGTCGATGCGCATCGGTGAGGCCGCCGCTGCTCCGCAGAAGGCGGAGAAGCGCGAGACCAAGATGCCGAAGAAGTCCGCGGGCGACGAGTCCAAGGGCAACACGATCGGCGAGCTCATCAAGCAGAAGCTCGGCAACCTGACCATCGACCGCAAGGAAGACTGA
- a CDS encoding AI-2E family transporter encodes MSESKGRTSWTRPLFLLLSAAAAVAVVLAAREVLLPFVLALVIAYVLTPFVAWFERKGLRRSVAIVAAYAVVLGSLAGFLWAIAPRIGRELGGLRKELPALSERANNEWAPRVQAKLKGAGLVAEGDDSAESQPEHGRPAIVLRPMGEGKYALEVGSGVAITEDEHGYVVQAQHDEPKGRFDLNRAISASLKRTLDYARSNALELAKLGRDIVAGISRVIFIFGITLMLAAYLILTRERVVDTFRSLARPASRPSFDAFLARVDRGLSGVVRGQLIICLVNGVLSAIGFAAVGLKYWPIVALIATVFSLVPIFGSIASSVPAVALGLTQGPGTALFVLLWIIGIHQIEANFLNPKIMGDAAKIHPVLVIFSLLVGEHFFHTAGALLAVPCMSITLSVFQHFRAIAHASDPAFAEDPRPSEFPPPLPGAEAGAGPGGA; translated from the coding sequence ATGTCCGAGTCGAAGGGTCGAACGAGCTGGACGCGACCGCTCTTTCTGCTGCTCTCGGCGGCCGCCGCGGTCGCCGTGGTGCTGGCCGCGCGCGAGGTCCTGCTGCCCTTCGTGCTCGCCCTCGTCATCGCCTACGTCCTCACGCCCTTCGTCGCGTGGTTCGAGCGCAAGGGGCTCCGCCGCAGCGTCGCGATCGTGGCCGCATACGCCGTCGTGCTGGGCTCGCTCGCGGGGTTCCTGTGGGCGATCGCCCCGCGCATCGGGCGCGAGCTGGGCGGCCTTCGTAAGGAGCTGCCCGCGCTCTCGGAGCGCGCGAACAACGAGTGGGCGCCTCGCGTTCAAGCGAAGCTCAAGGGCGCAGGCCTCGTCGCCGAGGGGGACGATTCCGCCGAGAGCCAACCGGAGCACGGGCGCCCGGCGATCGTGCTGCGCCCCATGGGCGAGGGCAAGTATGCCCTGGAGGTGGGCTCAGGGGTCGCCATCACCGAGGACGAGCACGGCTACGTGGTGCAGGCCCAGCACGACGAGCCGAAGGGCCGCTTCGACCTCAACCGGGCCATCAGCGCGAGCCTGAAGCGGACCCTCGACTACGCGCGCTCGAACGCCCTCGAGCTCGCCAAGCTCGGGCGCGACATCGTCGCCGGCATCAGCCGCGTGATCTTCATCTTCGGCATCACCCTCATGCTCGCCGCGTACCTCATCCTCACGCGGGAGCGGGTCGTCGACACCTTCCGCTCGCTCGCGCGCCCGGCGAGCCGCCCCTCGTTCGACGCGTTCCTCGCGCGGGTCGATCGGGGCCTCTCCGGCGTGGTCCGGGGTCAGCTCATCATCTGCCTCGTGAACGGCGTGCTCTCGGCGATCGGGTTCGCCGCCGTGGGCCTCAAGTACTGGCCCATCGTCGCGCTGATCGCCACCGTGTTCTCGCTCGTGCCCATCTTCGGGAGCATCGCGAGCTCGGTGCCGGCGGTCGCGCTGGGGCTCACCCAGGGGCCGGGCACGGCGCTCTTCGTGCTGCTCTGGATCATCGGCATCCACCAGATCGAGGCCAACTTCCTGAACCCGAAAATCATGGGCGACGCGGCCAAGATTCACCCCGTGCTGGTGATCTTCTCGCTGCTCGTGGGGGAGCACTTCTTTCACACGGCCGGCGCGCTGCTCGCGGTCCCGTGTATGTCAATAACTCTGAGTGTTTTTCAGCACTTTCGAGCGATTGCGCACGCCTCTGATCCTGCGTTCGCGGAGGACCCGCGGCCGTCCGAGTTTCCGCCGCCCCTGCCCGGGGCGGAGGCGGGCGCGGGCCCCGGCGGCGCCTGA